A genomic region of Devosia ginsengisoli contains the following coding sequences:
- a CDS encoding NAD(P)-dependent oxidoreductase gives MKIGFLGYGEAARAFHDGLARSVLAYDILLDQDDGAMREAMKLRGAMPVAIAGLAEADWIFSAVTADQSLLAVTPLLPHLRQGQVLIDINSVSPTRKRETAAAVEAAGAHYLDMAVMAPVHPKKHATPVLLAGAPAETLLPQLLALGFSASVVGPEPGAATAIKMVRSLFVKGLEAITVETLLAARASGCFDEIYASLSASFPGLDWSRFAAYQFERTTRHGHRRAAEMRESGFTLDALGLHGALAREIAAIQDAMSQAGPIPEAPLAETVQSILAKRTGEGG, from the coding sequence GTGAAAATCGGATTCCTCGGATATGGCGAAGCGGCCCGGGCCTTTCACGATGGCCTGGCCCGGTCAGTGCTGGCCTATGACATCCTGCTCGACCAGGATGATGGCGCCATGCGCGAGGCGATGAAACTGCGCGGCGCCATGCCCGTCGCCATCGCCGGCCTTGCCGAAGCCGATTGGATTTTCAGCGCCGTCACCGCCGATCAAAGCCTGCTCGCCGTCACCCCTCTATTGCCCCATCTGCGGCAGGGCCAGGTCCTCATCGACATCAACTCCGTCTCCCCCACCCGCAAGCGTGAAACGGCAGCGGCGGTCGAAGCGGCCGGCGCGCACTATCTCGACATGGCCGTCATGGCCCCGGTCCACCCCAAAAAGCATGCCACGCCCGTCCTGCTGGCCGGCGCGCCCGCCGAAACCCTCCTGCCGCAATTGCTGGCTCTGGGCTTTTCCGCCAGCGTGGTCGGGCCCGAGCCGGGCGCGGCCACCGCCATCAAGATGGTGCGCTCGCTCTTCGTCAAAGGCCTCGAAGCTATCACCGTCGAAACCCTGCTGGCCGCCCGCGCCTCGGGCTGCTTCGACGAGATTTATGCCTCGCTCTCTGCATCTTTTCCGGGCCTCGATTGGTCGCGCTTCGCCGCCTACCAGTTCGAGCGCACCACGCGCCACGGCCACCGCCGCGCCGCCGAAATGCGCGAAAGCGGTTTTACGCTCGATGCCTTGGGCCTGCATGGCGCCCTGGCCCGCGAAATCGCCGCCATACAGGACGCCATGAGCCAAGCCGGCCCTATCCCCGAAGCGCCACTGGCCGAAACCGTGCAATCCATCCTAGCCAAGCGCACAGGAGAGGGCGGCTGA